From one Streptomyces sp. SCSIO 30461 genomic stretch:
- a CDS encoding multidrug effflux MFS transporter, whose translation MSENERGAVTARRVGFLVTLVLGGLTALPPLSMDMYLPALPQVTGSLSASAATIQLTLTACLAGMALGQLLVGPMSDRWGRRRPLLVGMGVYVAATAVCALAPGAEMLIAFRLLQGLAGAAGIVIARAVVRDLYDGVAMARFFSSLMLISGMAPIIAPLIGGQILRVTDWRGVFYVLAGIGLLLTLLVARFLHETLPPERRHTGGMGEALRTMRGLLADRVFAGYTLAGGLAFATLFAYISASPFVIQEIYGASPQTFSLLFGLNSLGLVAAGQINGKLLVGRVSLDKVLGTGLAVITLASLALLLMTSGVFGEVGLVPIAAALFVLMSAMGLCLPNTNALALMRTPHAAGSASALLGTSAFAVGAVASPLVGIAGEATAMPMALVQLVCALGAVACFLGLCRPWRAGDPAAPAAAPSAQPSEASTA comes from the coding sequence ATGTCGGAGAATGAGCGCGGTGCCGTGACCGCGCGGCGGGTGGGGTTCCTGGTGACTCTGGTGCTGGGCGGGCTGACCGCGCTTCCCCCGCTGTCCATGGACATGTACCTTCCGGCACTGCCGCAGGTGACCGGGTCGCTGAGCGCTTCGGCCGCCACGATCCAGCTCACCCTCACCGCCTGCCTCGCGGGGATGGCGCTGGGGCAGCTCCTGGTCGGGCCGATGAGCGACCGGTGGGGACGGCGGCGTCCGCTGCTGGTGGGCATGGGCGTGTACGTGGCGGCCACCGCCGTCTGCGCGCTGGCTCCGGGCGCCGAGATGCTGATCGCGTTCCGGCTGCTGCAGGGGCTGGCCGGGGCCGCGGGGATCGTGATCGCGCGGGCCGTGGTGCGTGATCTGTACGACGGCGTGGCGATGGCCCGGTTCTTCTCCAGCCTGATGCTGATCTCGGGGATGGCCCCGATCATCGCGCCCCTCATCGGCGGCCAGATCCTGAGGGTCACCGACTGGCGCGGCGTGTTCTACGTACTCGCCGGGATCGGGCTGCTGCTCACGCTGCTCGTGGCACGGTTCCTGCACGAGACGCTGCCGCCCGAGCGACGGCACACCGGGGGCATGGGCGAAGCCCTGCGCACCATGCGCGGACTGCTCGCCGACCGGGTGTTCGCCGGTTACACGCTGGCGGGCGGGCTCGCCTTCGCCACCCTCTTCGCTTACATATCCGCGTCTCCCTTCGTGATCCAGGAGATCTACGGGGCCTCGCCGCAGACCTTCAGCCTGCTGTTCGGGCTGAACTCGCTGGGCCTGGTCGCGGCCGGGCAGATCAACGGCAAGCTGCTGGTGGGCCGGGTCAGCCTGGACAAGGTACTCGGCACCGGGCTGGCCGTGATCACCCTCGCCTCACTCGCCCTGCTGCTGATGACCTCCGGGGTCTTCGGCGAAGTGGGTCTTGTCCCGATCGCGGCCGCGCTGTTCGTGCTGATGTCCGCGATGGGCCTCTGCCTGCCCAACACCAACGCGCTCGCGCTGATGCGGACCCCGCACGCCGCGGGGTCCGCATCGGCTCTGCTGGGCACCTCCGCGTTCGCCGTCGGTGCGGTCGCCTCACCCCTCGTCGGGATCGCGGGCGAGGCCACCGCCATGCCCATGGCCCTGGTGCAACTCGTGTGCGCGCTCGGCGCCGTGGCGTGCTTCCTCGGCCTCTGCCGGCCCTGGCGTGCCGGTGATCCCGCCGCCCCGGCCGCTGCACCGTCAGCTCAGCCCTCCGAGGCCAGCACCGCGTGA
- a CDS encoding glycoside hydrolase family 15 protein, which produces MTEGRRGAPPRTESPRYLPISEHGLIGDLRSAALVGTNGTIDWYCCSRFDAPSVFASILDAEQGGSFELAPDVPVRTKQFYFPDTNVLITRFFAEDGVGEVQDFMPVTDDSREADRHRLIRRVVCVRGTLPFRAVVAPRFGYGAQQHTVRTDGGCPIFESPAFSLALTATMPVESDGRDVWSLFKLSEGESAVFALDRVGGPVEPRGCAVTEAEHLFDATVRYWRGWLAKSRYRGRWREMVHRSALTLKLLTYAPTGAIVAAPTTSLPEQIGGERNWDYRYVWIRDAAFCAYAMLRLGFTDEARAFMGFLNGHVCVSRSAAGPLQIMYGVDGRKELPELEVPHLEGYLGSAPVRIGNSAVDQLQLDIYGALVDSIYLYDKWGEPISSAHWDTVCELVDWVCENWDQPDEGVWETRGGRKNFLYSRLMCWVAIERAMRIARRRGLPADMARWGASRDRIYRRIMTSGWSDERKAFVQHEGSDVLDASVLMMPLSKFISPTDPKWLSTLDALGDELVSDSLVYRYNPQASPDGLRGEEGTFSICSFWYVEALTRAGRLDDARLAFEKMLTYANHLGLYAEEIGRTGEQNGNFPQAFTHLSLISAAFNLDKALG; this is translated from the coding sequence GTGACTGAAGGACGCAGAGGTGCCCCGCCCCGAACGGAATCCCCCCGCTATCTGCCGATCTCGGAACACGGCCTGATCGGCGACCTGCGCAGCGCCGCCCTGGTGGGCACCAACGGCACCATCGACTGGTACTGCTGCAGCCGCTTCGACGCGCCGAGTGTCTTCGCGTCCATCCTGGACGCCGAGCAGGGCGGCAGTTTCGAACTCGCGCCTGACGTCCCGGTCAGGACCAAGCAGTTCTACTTCCCCGACACCAATGTGCTGATCACCCGCTTCTTCGCGGAGGACGGCGTCGGCGAGGTCCAGGACTTCATGCCGGTCACCGACGACAGCCGGGAGGCGGACCGCCACCGGCTGATCCGCCGGGTGGTCTGCGTACGCGGCACCCTGCCGTTCCGCGCCGTCGTGGCACCTCGCTTCGGCTACGGGGCCCAGCAGCACACCGTACGCACGGACGGCGGCTGCCCGATCTTCGAGTCGCCCGCCTTCAGCCTCGCGCTCACGGCCACTATGCCGGTCGAGAGCGACGGCCGGGACGTATGGTCGCTGTTCAAGCTGAGCGAGGGCGAGTCCGCCGTGTTCGCGCTCGACCGGGTCGGCGGTCCGGTCGAACCGCGCGGCTGCGCCGTGACCGAGGCCGAGCATTTGTTTGACGCCACGGTCCGGTACTGGCGGGGGTGGCTGGCGAAGTCCCGGTACCGGGGACGCTGGCGCGAGATGGTCCACCGCTCGGCCCTGACCCTCAAGCTGCTCACCTACGCCCCGACCGGTGCCATCGTGGCTGCCCCTACCACCAGCCTGCCCGAGCAGATCGGCGGCGAGCGCAACTGGGACTACCGCTATGTCTGGATCCGCGACGCCGCCTTCTGCGCCTACGCGATGCTGCGGCTTGGCTTCACCGACGAGGCGCGGGCGTTCATGGGCTTCCTCAACGGCCATGTCTGCGTCTCGCGGTCCGCGGCAGGTCCCCTCCAGATCATGTACGGGGTCGACGGCCGCAAGGAGCTGCCCGAGCTGGAGGTCCCCCATCTCGAGGGCTATCTGGGCTCGGCCCCGGTCAGGATCGGCAACAGCGCCGTCGACCAGCTCCAACTGGACATCTACGGAGCCCTGGTCGACTCGATCTACCTGTACGACAAGTGGGGGGAGCCGATCTCCAGCGCCCACTGGGACACCGTCTGCGAGCTGGTCGACTGGGTCTGCGAGAACTGGGACCAGCCCGACGAGGGCGTATGGGAGACCCGCGGTGGGCGCAAGAACTTCCTCTACTCACGCCTGATGTGCTGGGTGGCGATCGAACGCGCCATGCGCATCGCCCGCCGCCGTGGCCTGCCCGCCGACATGGCCCGCTGGGGCGCGTCGCGCGACCGTATCTACCGCCGGATCATGACCAGCGGCTGGTCCGACGAACGCAAGGCGTTCGTCCAGCACGAGGGCAGCGACGTACTCGACGCCTCGGTGCTGATGATGCCGCTCAGCAAGTTCATCTCCCCGACCGACCCGAAGTGGCTCTCCACTCTGGACGCGCTGGGCGACGAGCTGGTCTCCGACTCCCTGGTCTACCGCTACAACCCCCAAGCCAGCCCGGACGGCCTGCGCGGCGAGGAGGGCACCTTCTCGATCTGCTCGTTCTGGTACGTCGAAGCCCTCACCCGCGCCGGCCGGCTGGACGACGCCCGGCTGGCGTTCGAGAAGATGCTGACGTACGCCAACCATCTCGGTCTGTACGCCGAGGAGATCGGCCGCACAGGCGAGCAGAACGGGAACTTCCCCCAGGCGTTCACTCATCTCTCCCTGATCAGCGCGGCGTTCAACCTGGACAAGGCACTGGGCTGA
- a CDS encoding small ribosomal subunit Rsm22 family protein: MDGLPQGRVAQAVDRLISNYRGDTPTDAPVLRDRADVAAYAAYRMPATFEAVRAALRAFRAAVPDWTPATHTDIGGGTGAASWAVADAWPDGTQRTTVLDWAEPALALGRELASAAGPPALRSASWQRARIGASMGLEPVDLVTVSYVLKELTEADRAAVVEQAAAAGRTVLIVEPGTPDGYQRIIEARDRLIAAGLRIAAPCPHSGTCPIVPGSDWCHFAARVSRSSLHRQVKGGSLAYEDEKFGYVAATRGPAAPAPARVVRKPQIRKGQVLLDLCSDDGTLHRTTVTKRHGALYRAARDTGWGSGWPPSEPGE, from the coding sequence GGACCGGGCCGACGTGGCCGCGTACGCCGCGTACCGCATGCCCGCGACCTTCGAGGCGGTACGTGCGGCCCTGCGGGCCTTCCGCGCCGCCGTGCCCGACTGGACCCCGGCCACCCACACCGACATCGGCGGTGGCACCGGCGCGGCGAGCTGGGCCGTGGCCGATGCCTGGCCGGATGGCACCCAGCGCACCACGGTGCTGGACTGGGCGGAGCCCGCGCTGGCCCTGGGCCGGGAGTTGGCTTCGGCCGCGGGGCCGCCCGCGCTGCGCTCGGCGAGCTGGCAGCGGGCGAGGATCGGGGCGTCCATGGGGCTGGAGCCGGTGGACCTGGTCACGGTCTCGTACGTCCTGAAGGAGCTCACGGAGGCCGACCGGGCCGCGGTGGTCGAACAGGCAGCCGCGGCGGGCCGGACGGTGCTGATCGTGGAACCGGGCACCCCCGACGGCTACCAGCGGATCATCGAAGCCCGCGACCGGCTGATCGCGGCGGGCCTGCGGATCGCCGCCCCCTGCCCGCACAGCGGCACCTGCCCGATCGTCCCCGGCAGCGACTGGTGCCATTTCGCGGCCCGGGTCAGCCGTTCGTCGCTGCACCGACAGGTGAAGGGCGGGTCGCTGGCGTACGAGGACGAGAAGTTCGGCTATGTCGCGGCCACCCGAGGCCCGGCGGCTCCGGCGCCGGCCCGGGTGGTCCGCAAACCGCAGATCCGCAAGGGCCAGGTGCTGCTCGACCTGTGCTCGGACGACGGGACCCTGCATCGCACCACGGTCACCAAGCGCCATGGCGCGCTGTACCGCGCGGCCCGCGACACGGGCTGGGGCTCGGGGTGGCCGCCCTCTGAGCCCGGGGAATAG
- a CDS encoding endonuclease domain-containing protein, which yields MAGLDYRWPTHVRGGRGVGPQGIPSSHVWTAPSGHVPPHLSAIAALRLWQAGACAMCSASQGRLLVDHCHETGLVRGLLCTSCNTAGAHSGAPVFTAYRERPPAAILQVTEQYGSPWDGFGVTST from the coding sequence ATGGCTGGGCTTGACTACCGATGGCCGACCCACGTTCGCGGAGGCCGAGGCGTTGGACCGCAAGGCATCCCCTCAAGTCACGTGTGGACTGCGCCGAGCGGACACGTGCCGCCGCACCTGTCGGCGATAGCGGCGCTGCGACTGTGGCAGGCCGGAGCATGCGCTATGTGCAGCGCCTCCCAGGGGCGCCTCCTTGTCGACCATTGCCACGAGACCGGCCTCGTCCGCGGACTGCTGTGCACCAGCTGCAACACCGCCGGGGCGCACTCCGGCGCCCCAGTGTTCACGGCGTACAGAGAGCGCCCACCCGCGGCCATTCTCCAGGTGACGGAGCAGTACGGCTCGCCGTGGGACGGCTTCGGCGTCACGAGCACATAA
- a CDS encoding SDR family oxidoreductase, giving the protein MEDTRRKSAVVTGAGSGIGRGVALALAASGWSVALAGRRTEPLEETAAMAAADSRSDAVDVLCVPTDVTSPEAVMSLFTAAREGFGGVDLLFNNAGTFGAHGVPVDELPYEAWRSVVDTNLNGAFLCAQAAFRVMREQDPRGGRIINNGSISAHAPRPLSTAYTTTKHAITGLTKSLSLDGRPYRIACGQIDIGNAATDMTQGMRTGILQADGRTAVEPVMDVADVARTVLHMAELPLEANVQFATVMATNMPYIGRG; this is encoded by the coding sequence ATGGAGGACACAAGGCGGAAGAGTGCCGTGGTCACCGGCGCGGGCTCGGGCATCGGCCGCGGTGTCGCGCTCGCGCTCGCGGCGTCGGGCTGGTCGGTCGCGCTGGCGGGGCGGCGGACGGAACCGCTGGAGGAGACGGCGGCGATGGCCGCGGCGGATTCCCGGTCGGACGCGGTGGACGTGCTGTGCGTACCGACCGACGTCACCTCACCGGAAGCCGTGATGAGCCTGTTCACGGCGGCCCGGGAGGGTTTCGGCGGGGTGGACCTGCTGTTCAACAACGCGGGCACGTTCGGCGCACACGGGGTCCCGGTCGACGAGCTCCCGTACGAGGCGTGGCGTTCGGTCGTGGACACCAACCTCAACGGGGCGTTCCTGTGCGCGCAGGCGGCGTTCCGCGTCATGAGGGAGCAGGACCCGCGGGGCGGCCGGATCATCAACAACGGGTCCATCTCCGCGCATGCGCCACGACCGCTGTCGACCGCCTACACGACGACCAAGCACGCGATCACCGGCCTCACCAAGTCGCTGTCCCTGGACGGGCGCCCGTACCGGATCGCCTGCGGTCAGATCGACATCGGCAACGCGGCGACCGACATGACTCAGGGCATGCGGACCGGGATCCTCCAGGCCGACGGGCGCACGGCGGTCGAGCCGGTGATGGACGTGGCGGATGTGGCACGGACCGTGCTGCACATGGCGGAGCTGCCGCTGGAGGCGAATGTGCAGTTCGCGACGGTCATGGCGACCAACATGCCCTATATCGGGCGCGGCTGA
- a CDS encoding bile acid:sodium symporter family protein has translation MNDSALIVTGLPIALGIIMFGLGLSLTIDDFKGVARTPKAVVVALAIQVLVLPLVAFGLVEGFDLDPLLAVGVMLLAASPGGTTANLLSHLFRGDVALNITLTAINSVLAAITIPVVTNLAIGYFDAQGELGLQFGKVVQVIAIVLIPVGIGMWIRRRSAGFAARADRPVRIFSIAVLVLVSAGALLGERENLADYIQKVGLVTAVFCLASLTLGYGGARLLRLDERQAIASSMEVGIHNTTVALTIALSVMGSTEVAIPSAVYSVFMYVFATAFGYAITRRHEQAGANPSLPIS, from the coding sequence ATGAACGACTCAGCACTGATCGTCACCGGTCTGCCGATCGCCCTTGGGATCATCATGTTCGGCCTCGGGCTGTCCCTCACCATCGACGACTTCAAGGGAGTGGCCCGGACGCCGAAGGCGGTTGTCGTCGCATTGGCCATACAAGTGCTGGTGCTCCCGCTCGTGGCGTTCGGACTGGTCGAAGGCTTCGACCTCGACCCGCTACTGGCCGTCGGCGTGATGCTCCTGGCCGCTTCCCCCGGCGGGACCACAGCCAACCTGCTGAGTCACCTGTTCCGCGGAGACGTGGCCCTCAACATCACGCTGACCGCGATCAACTCGGTACTCGCCGCCATCACGATCCCGGTCGTCACCAACCTCGCCATCGGATACTTCGATGCCCAAGGTGAACTTGGCCTGCAGTTCGGCAAGGTGGTGCAGGTGATCGCGATCGTGCTGATACCGGTCGGAATCGGCATGTGGATTCGCCGGCGCTCCGCGGGCTTCGCCGCACGCGCAGACCGCCCGGTCCGGATCTTCTCCATCGCCGTGCTGGTCCTCGTGTCGGCCGGAGCACTGCTGGGTGAGCGGGAGAACCTGGCTGACTACATCCAGAAGGTCGGGTTGGTGACCGCCGTCTTCTGCCTGGCCAGCCTCACACTCGGCTACGGCGGCGCCCGGCTGCTGCGCCTTGACGAGCGCCAGGCCATAGCGAGTTCCATGGAGGTCGGGATCCACAACACGACCGTGGCACTCACCATTGCGCTCAGCGTCATGGGCAGCACGGAGGTCGCGATCCCCAGTGCCGTCTACTCGGTCTTCATGTACGTCTTTGCGACTGCGTTCGGCTACGCGATCACCCGGCGCCATGAGCAGGCCGGGGCGAACCCGAGCCTGCCGATCAGCTGA
- a CDS encoding helix-turn-helix domain-containing protein, with translation MYDELGEDGKRKHTVQDIADELGVARTTIYKYLERA, from the coding sequence ATGTACGACGAGCTCGGCGAGGACGGCAAGCGCAAGCACACCGTGCAGGACATCGCCGACGAACTCGGCGTCGCCCGCACGACCATCTACAAGTACTTGGAGCGCGCGTGA
- a CDS encoding excalibur calcium-binding domain-containing protein has translation MTPLHKTTAIAISALALAALPTVAMADTQPFKNCTEAYSQGYANIPKDDPRYGPHLDRDKDGIGCDKPPADFTPATKDESAQTEAEKTEKTASDTSGTDETGLAETGGNSTTPWIAAGGAAVVLAGGGLVVFNRKRRVSS, from the coding sequence TTGACCCCGCTCCACAAGACCACCGCCATCGCCATCAGCGCCCTCGCACTCGCCGCCCTCCCCACCGTCGCCATGGCCGACACCCAGCCCTTCAAGAACTGCACCGAGGCCTACAGCCAGGGCTACGCCAACATCCCCAAGGACGACCCGCGCTACGGGCCGCACCTGGACCGCGACAAGGACGGCATCGGCTGCGACAAGCCGCCGGCCGACTTCACTCCCGCCACCAAGGACGAGAGCGCACAGACCGAAGCCGAGAAGACCGAGAAGACGGCTTCGGACACTTCGGGCACTGACGAGACGGGGCTCGCCGAGACCGGCGGGAACAGCACCACGCCGTGGATCGCTGCCGGTGGCGCGGCCGTCGTCCTCGCCGGAGGCGGCCTGGTGGTCTTCAACCGCAAGCGCCGGGTGTCCAGCTAG